In Ostrea edulis chromosome 4, xbOstEdul1.1, whole genome shotgun sequence, a single window of DNA contains:
- the LOC125669255 gene encoding uncharacterized protein LOC125669255 — protein MVNTIEKGECVQITKCRVRLFNEQKRLTTTRSSQCEKLANDENLLLVSDDEDVDTDENWGDTPTVDFNSKTITAVFDVDPYLACPTPSCNNTKLTPVESNSGSRIMNCKNCGRNYGESACNNYLRATVMIEVEESNKPPQKVAIFKPQIEKLFISRGFALPSTNDQTELLVKFFEIIPVDIKFHMINNTIKQLTCKRVA, from the exons ATGGTAAATACTATTGAAAAGGGAGAATGTGTGCAGATTACAAAATGCAGGGTGCGTTTGTTCAACGAGCAGAAAAGGTTAACCACTACAAGATCATCCCAGTGCGAG AAACTTGCTAATGATGAAAACTTGCTGCTGGTGTCTGATGATGAAGATGTGGACACTGATGAAAACTGGGGAGACACTCCAACTGTGGATTTTAATAGTAAAACAATCACAGCTGTGTTTGATGTTGATCCCTACCTTGCCTGTCCTACACCTTCATGTAACAACACCAAACTTACCCCAGTAGAATCCAATTCTGGTAGTCGTATCATGAACTGCAAAAACTGTGGAAGAAACTATGGtgaaagtgcatgtaataactACTTGCGTGCTACAGTAATGATTGAAGTAGAGGAATCTAACAAACCCCCCCAGAAAGTGGCAATATTTAAGCCGCAGATTGAAAAGCTCTTCATTTCAAGAGGATTCGCACTTCCTTCCACCAATGACCAAACTGAGCTTCTCGTcaaattctttgaaattattcCAGTTGACATCAAGTTTCACATGATAAATAACACTATTAAACAATTGACCTGCAAAAGAGTTGCATGA